The window TCCGCTGGCGGTGACCGCGCTGGCGCCCGCACAGCTTGAATCGCAGCGTGTCGTCAACATCCAGCAGATCGCGGCGCTCGCACCCTCCTTCACTGCCAGCCAAGCGCAGCTCGCTTCGGGCTCGGTCGTGCTGCGCGTGCGCGGCGTGGGCACCACGTCGAACAATATCGGCTTCGAAAGCGCGGTCGGCATCTTCGTCGACGGTGCCTACCAGTCGCGTCCCGGCGTCGCCCTGTCCGAATTCGTCGATGTCGAACGCGTCGAAGTGCTGCGCGGCCCGCAGGGCACGCTGTTCGGCCGCAACACCTCGGCCGGCGCGCTCAACATTACCAACGTCCGCCCCGATGTCACCGAATTCGGCGGCTTCGTGAACGCCGAATACGGCAATTTCGACGAGAAGAGCCTGCAGGGCGCGATCAACCTGCCGATCGTCAAGGACACGCTCGCGTTGCGTCTGACGGGCGCCTGGCGCGAACGCGACGGCTTCCTCGACGTGGTCAACCGTTCGGGCGCCAAGATCGGCGAGACCAACACTGTCGACCAGTGGCTGGTGCGCGGCCAGATCGGCTGGGACACCGAAAGCGGGCTGCGCGGGCGGATCATCGCCGACTATTCCAAGAGCAATTCGAGCTGCTGCGGCGCGATCGAACTCTATCAGTCGCCCGCCGTCACACTGGGCGCCTATCAGGCGGTCGGGCTGGGCGCGAATGGCGGCAACGGCCAGCCCTTCGTCGCGACCGCGCCGTTCGATCAGGGCGGGTTCGAGCGGGCGATGGACAACCGTGTGGTTTCGGCCAATTTCGCCCCGCGCGCGGATGTCGACAACTACGGCGTGACCGGCGAGCTTGAGTTCCCGCTGTCCGAAAATGCCGACATCATCTTCATCGGTTCCTATCGCAAATACGAAAGCTTCGAAGCTTACGATTCGGACTTCACCGGGCTCGACATCTTTAACGTCACCGGGCTCGAGCTCGATCTCGAAACCTGGACCGGCGAATTGCGGCTTCAGGGCGAGGCTGCGGGCGGCAGGCTCAACTACATGGTCGGCGGCTTCTATTCGGACGAGCAGATCGACCAGTCGGGCAGCTTCGCGCTCGGTCAGGATTATGGCGAAAATGTCGGCGCGCTGCTGTTCGCGGCGACGGGCGGCGCGCTCGGTCCCAACCCGCTGACGGTGTTCACCGGCCGCGATCCGGCGGGCACCACCAACACCAACCGCTTCCAGCAGAGCGCCAAGAGCTACGCGGTCTTCACGCACAACTCGTTCGAGATCACCGACGGCCTCGAACTGACGCTGGGTGCGCGCTATTCGTGGGAAGAAAAGTCGGGCGCCTTCACGCAGACCGCGGTCAACAACCAGATCTGCCCCGCGGTGATCGGCTCGATCCAGGGCGGGTTCGTTCCCGGCGCGCTGGTCGGTCCGCTGACGCAGCTCGGCTGCTTCGGCTTCACCGCACCGGTCAATCTGCCGCAGGCGACCGCAGCGGGCGGGGGCGCGGTCGGCGCGACCTTCCGCGCGCTTCTGCCGCGCACCTTCCAGACCGATTTCGAGGACGAGGAGCTGATCTACACCGCCAAGCTCGGCTACGAAATCAGCCCGTCGATCAGCACCTATGCCAGCTTCACGCACGGCTACAAGGCGGGCGGGATCAACCTCGATACAACCGCTGCGGTGGGCGGCGCCGACCCGCGCTTCAAGTCGGAAGAGGTCGATGCCTACGAACTGGGCGTCAAGGCGCAGAGCGCCGACCGTTCGGTCACCGTCAACGTCGCTGCCTTCTATGAGAAGTTCAGCGACTTCCAGGTGCTCGAATTCACCGGCACCGCCTTTGCCACCTTCAACGTGCCCAAGGCCAACACCCGCGGGGTCGAAATCGAAAGCCTGCTGCGTCCCGCAGACGGTCTGACGATCAACCTGGCTGCGACCTTCCTCGAGGCGAGCTATCCCGACGATTGCGCCGGCGACCAGATCGCCCCGCAGGTGGTGTCGCTGTGCGGCAATGACCTGACCAACGCGCCGCGGATCATCGCGCTTGCCGGCGCGATGTGGGAAAAGCCGCTGAGCGACAATGTCGAGTTCTTCGTCTCGGGCCAGGTCCGCGCCGAAGGCGACCAGCGCACCTCGACGCAGGCGATCGTTCCGCCGAGCGCGGCGCAGATCGCCGCACTCGGGCCGCAAGCTGCGGTTGCGGCACAGCCGCTGATCGTGGCCGAC is drawn from Erythrobacter neustonensis and contains these coding sequences:
- a CDS encoding TonB-dependent receptor yields the protein MTRKFATIACGLLAGSALTTPAFAQSNQESGATTDDNVIIVTATRRAQDVQDIPLAVTALAPAQLESQRVVNIQQIAALAPSFTASQAQLASGSVVLRVRGVGTTSNNIGFESAVGIFVDGAYQSRPGVALSEFVDVERVEVLRGPQGTLFGRNTSAGALNITNVRPDVTEFGGFVNAEYGNFDEKSLQGAINLPIVKDTLALRLTGAWRERDGFLDVVNRSGAKIGETNTVDQWLVRGQIGWDTESGLRGRIIADYSKSNSSCCGAIELYQSPAVTLGAYQAVGLGANGGNGQPFVATAPFDQGGFERAMDNRVVSANFAPRADVDNYGVTGELEFPLSENADIIFIGSYRKYESFEAYDSDFTGLDIFNVTGLELDLETWTGELRLQGEAAGGRLNYMVGGFYSDEQIDQSGSFALGQDYGENVGALLFAATGGALGPNPLTVFTGRDPAGTTNTNRFQQSAKSYAVFTHNSFEITDGLELTLGARYSWEEKSGAFTQTAVNNQICPAVIGSIQGGFVPGALVGPLTQLGCFGFTAPVNLPQATAAGGGAVGATFRALLPRTFQTDFEDEELIYTAKLGYEISPSISTYASFTHGYKAGGINLDTTAAVGGADPRFKSEEVDAYELGVKAQSADRSVTVNVAAFYEKFSDFQVLEFTGTAFATFNVPKANTRGVEIESLLRPADGLTINLAATFLEASYPDDCAGDQIAPQVVSLCGNDLTNAPRIIALAGAMWEKPLSDNVEFFVSGQVRAEGDQRTSTQAIVPPSAAQIAALGPQAAVAAQPLIVADIQDGKAFVNARAGLRFAGGRYSLEGWVNNLTDEVVRGVTFNTTLRGSGAANSRSAFTLPPRQYGVTLRAKF